In Gopherus evgoodei ecotype Sinaloan lineage unplaced genomic scaffold, rGopEvg1_v1.p scaffold_32_arrow_ctg1, whole genome shotgun sequence, the genomic window CCCTAGAGCCTCAAATTACCCCAACAGTGAAGCACCCTGTTTTTCTCCGCACACCACTCTTCAGAGTGGGCTTAGGGAGTCTAACTTCCACCCGGACAGCCcaatggggaagggggagctCTGGTTAGTGTCTCCTCCAGCAACCTCTCTTGTGCCCGGAACTGTGATGCATTCTAAGCCccgtggggcagggaccatctttctgttctgtgatcgtacagcgcctagcacaatggggccctggtctagGACACTGAGGTGCTATGTTACTACAAATTATGATAACTCTGCACAGGGGCCACAACTGCTGGTGGAATATTGGTTTTAGTCCATGAAAACCAAATACCAAGAAGAGCCCAAACAACCTTGGTTGAATATATTCTTCATCTTTTGGCAGCATGGCAGACACTCACAATCTAACACGGAGAATGTTACTAGAGGGAAAGGGACTCACCGATTGTCGAATTCCGTGCCATTGGGCCATCTCCAGGGCTGGCCTAGCTTCCTCTGGAGGCCGATCCAACGGTCGAGGAAGCCCTTATAGCGCAGCAGGAAATCCTGAAAAATAAGACAAGGCAGATTACGTTTAGGCCCCTGGCTCTGGTGCTCGCCTGCCCCTGTGGCTCTGTGTGGTACCCAGTCAGAAGTTCTGGTTGGGCCACTTATAGTTTGCCAGCTGAGAGCCCCAGGTCCAATGACACCAGCCCAGCCTGTGCCACAGGGGGGCTGAGAACAAGTCACAGTTTAACAAACCAGCTGTGGGTCATGAAGACAGGACTCAGTGACAGCAGCAGTtctcccctccaccagctctgctctACGTTTGGAAGGGGTCAGAGATGGCAAGGGAAGGGCCATCAGGAGAGCAGCTGGAAGCTCCCTCCTCTGACAGCAGCTTCAGCCGGTGAACCAATAGCTGGCTGAGAATCCCAGTTTGATGGACGTCCCATCAGACTGGGGCCTGCTCAGCTGGGAGCCTGGGGACACGTGCAGGAGCTGTGGGCTGCTCAGAGGCCATTTTACCCCATCTGTCTCCATCCCCACATCCATGTTACATGGACAGACCTGCCCCTACCCCATCCTTCTCCactcctgttataaccttagtcccagatttggaccttagcgtccaaaatatgggggttagcatgaaagcctccaagcttagttaccagcttggacctggtacttgctgccaccacccaaaaaattagagtgttttggggcactctggtccccctgaaaaaccttccctggggaccccaagacccaaatcccttgagtctcacaacaaagggaaataatcctttttcccttcccccctccaggtgctcctggagagatacacagacacaagctctgtgaatccaaacagagtgactccccctctccgttcccggtcctggaaaccaaaaggactttcctattccccccgagggaatgcaaaatcaggctagccaattcaacacacaccgatctcccctgatttcttcctcccaccaattccctggtgagtacagactcaatttccctgaagtaaagaaaaactccaacaggtcttaaaagaaagctttatataaaaaagaaagaaaaattacaaatggtctctctgtattaagatgacgaatacagggtcaattgcttaaaagaatattgaataaacagccttattcaaaaagaatacaaatcaaagcactccagcacttatattcatgcaaataccaaagaaaagaaaccatataacttactatctgatctctttgtccttacacttagaaacagaagattagaaaacagaactacttctccaaagctcagagaaagcaggcagccagaaaacaaagacctcagacacacaattccctccacccaaagttgaaaaaatccggtttcctgattggtcctctggtcaggtgctccaggtgaaagagacattaaccctcagctatctgtttatgacaactcccctCTGGGGCTGGGCAGCTCTTGGGTTTTGCTGGCACctctgccctccttcccagcagcgTTGCACATAGCGCCCCGCCTCCTCCCAGCCAGAAGGCAGGAACAGCTCTGCAGAAGGGCAGAGCTCACTCCCTGCACAGCCCAAGAGTGTTTCCCCTGGCGTCCACGGGGTCACTGGCTGTGGTGTGCTGGAGAGGCAGGTCCTTCGAGTGCTTGGTCATGTCAActccaagtaggtgtgtgtgtgcacagtcgtcggaaggtttttcccctagcagtacccgtcgGGTGGGCTGTGAAGCCCCCTGGAATCCTGCCTTCATGGTGGTGTATGTAGGTCCCTGCCTACCCGCAGCCTCCTCAGTTCCTCCTTACCGCCGTGACAGTCATCGGGGCAGCTTTTCTCTTGCCACGGCAAACGATCCCCTAGTGGACTTTTTTTGTTGTACCTGTAAATAGTTGAAAACTTAGCTTTTCACGTGGAAAGGACGGGGCCATTTTGAAATTCGACACAGCTCTTCATTGCAATTGCTGAGCGGATGAGGGGACTCCCGGTGTGGTCCCAAAGGATCTCGTCGTGGATCACAGCCTGTTGCAGAGCGTGCTACCACCCAGCAAAGATACCTGCCCCAGCTTTAACAGCGCACAGGCCTCCTCGGCTGCATTCCTGGCGCAGGTCCCCATTGAGGACATCTGCAGGGCAGCGACGTGGTCATCAACCCACACCTTTAGATCGCATTGCCCCATtactcagcaggccagagacaatgCAGCATTCGGCAGGGCAGTGCTGCAGTCTGCGACTTGGTGAACTCCGACCCCTCCTCTTAGGAGATGCTTGGGAGTCACTGACTTGGAAGTGACATGAGcaggcactcgaagaagaaaaaacagttacctacctttcagaattgttgttctttgagatgttgctcatgtccattccaagacccACCCACCTCCTCTCTGTCGAAGtatccggcaagaaggaactgaggaggtagCGGGTTGAAGGGACTTTTATACACTGCCATGAAAgtaccactccagggggctccacagctgacgCGACAGGTAccactaggggaaaaaccttccgaCGCCTTcgcgcacacacctacttggaattgaGATAAGCAACAcgtcttgaagaacaacagttacgaaaggtaggtaacttTTTTCTCAACAGGTAGCCCATTGGTCAGGAGCTGACCAGGCCAGCCCAGCCCTACAGAGGGGGATCCTCCCATGTGGGGCTCTGGGAAAGAGAAGGGTGGGCTGGGAGTGATCCCTGACTGGAAACCCAAGAGCTGGGATTCGGCCACCAGAAACACTCTCAGGTTTCCTAGCATGAGAGGCAACAGGTCAATTTCTGGACCTCTGGGGCTGAGCCCAGCCTGTTTCCAGCCCTGCCAAGCCCAGTCTGTTGGGTTAAAGCATCTGCCGCTCTCTCACCTTTTCCTGCTCACTGTCGATCCCAGCCAGGGAGGCATTGAGTGCAGAGCACTGGCTCTGGCTGTAGGTCCAGTTCCCGTCAGTCTCTGAGAAATAGTAGCATTTCCCTCGGTACCCGATCCAGCCGTCTGGGCAGCAGGGCACTGCAGGGGGGTCTGGAGCAGCAAGAGGTGCTTtgaatttttccactgaaagtGAGACAAGTAACACAGGGTCAGAGACACTGTTCCCCTCAGCCTGATTCTGTAGCTGAGTGAATGAGCGAAGAGAATCGCTTCAGATCCAAGCTTAACCCCCTGGTAACTATGCCAAGGGAGGAATGAGACTATTTGGAACAAGAAATGGACAGCCACCTCCCCCTCATCTTCTTTAGTGGTTCAGTCTCTGGGGGGGTCACAATCACAGGAAGTGCAGCTGACGAGCACCCCAGAGCAGAGTGCAGCAACACCAGAGTCACCATGAAGGCGTGGAGCAGGCAGGtaggggtagggtgaccatatttccctacgCTCAATACAGGACAGCTGGTAAAATTACTCGTCTTCAagcgagttcaatggcaatcaatcagaactatgcagtgcAATCATTTAAATTAACAGCAAGTCGATTGAGCCcctgtgggggaaggaaggagcctgccagccaggctgctcATGAGCTGAGCGCTCcacccaggggctggttctctgcgcagcgctgggagagggacgggccctgctgggggaggggggatatggaggagcagctgGGCTAGTGGagggtgaaggggcaaagcagggagagggggagtgtgTAAAGGgccgatgggtgggcagcaggggcGACATGTAACTTACCTGGACACCGTGCTCACCAGCCACCGCTGACTGGCTGGAAACaggatgggggctggggagggagcagggtccTGCTGCCTGAGAGCCGGCACGCAGCAAGGGCTGtgctgatggaccagcagggggagctgacAGCCCCGTGCACTGCAtcttcacccccctccccactcccatcatTGGCCACTGCCCCCCGCTCACCGCTAGTGGGTGGGCGGCTGGTGATCAGGGATCCGGCCAGAGCAGGACCCGCCAGTACTGATGGGAAGGAGACAGAAAATTTGGGACAAATTtccccatttttaagaaaaagtcaggagacctgcaggagggcttaaatacaggactgtccctttaaacatgggacgtctggtcaccctaggtagggGGAACGATACCTGATGGTCGGCACAGACCAATATTGACACCAGACAGAGTTCAATATAATTACATGGGATGCTGGGTCTGCTAACCCAGGGATGTCCTGCTCCCCCAGCTGCCTGGTTCCCCTCTTTGCTTTAGAGATGCCTTGAGATGAAGACGGGATTAGACTCACAACAGGAAACAAACCCAggggcttcttggagcagcttgtcttggaacccacaagggaagaaGCAATTCTTGAGTTAGTTCTAAGTggtgcagaggatctggcccaagaggtgaatgtagctgaactgctcagcAACAGCGACCGTAATGTACAGTGCACCCGGAACAGTATAAACAGCAGCCCTCAAACGGCACCGACTGGGCCAGTTAGCATCTCTGGGGGACCTTCACTTCCGATTTCTTTCATCTCAGCCTCAAGGCGGGGTTTGATACTGAAAGATACGGCCTGAGTCAGTGACACAGGAGCACCCACCAGCCCTGAAAAGGGGCTGCAGAAAGACCAGCCCGATAACGGCAGAGCGGTGTGCTGCAGACGGGACGTGCTGCTTAGCAACTATGAGATAGCAGGTATAGAATCCATCAATAAGGTCTGTCAATAATGTGCCCTTTGAGCGCTGCTGATCCTACAGCTCCATGTGCACTGTACCCTAGACACACAATATGTGTATGGGGAGCTGAGAAGCTCTGAGGTGTAGGAAGATTTAGCACCATGAAAACGTCCCCACTTGatatctctgggcctcagtttccccatccagaaAACAAGAGATAAcaagctctctgtgcctcacagaTCTCCAGCTGCTAAGGTGATGGGGCTGCATAAGCCTTTAGACAAACTCCTTTCTCATCTGACTGCCGAAGCcaaaggggacagggaggagagaTTCTGTGGCTGCGACAGCTCCAGGGGGAGCAGAGACTGGCTGGGACATGAACTTACCTATTAAAAGTACTGCTGGAACAGCGATAATGATGATCAACATAACTGTGACTGCGGCTGGGACTAAGACTCGACGGGAAGCACATTTCCTGAGTGTgtggtcagacccagggcctgaaAGAGACAAACCCATCAGTGCTTTTGGGGAGCAGACTCATTAACAGTATCCGTGCCTGAGCCGCTGTGGAGCAAGTATCTACTGTGATTCCCAGGGTGCTGCTCTTCCCGCTCTGGGTACAGACATTAACTACAGCCCCCAGTCAGAGGGCTAAACACACTGATAAACTCGCCCAGTCCCAAATGATCCCACATTCACCACCCAGGATGGTCCAATACCAATACTTATTTAATCTCTCCCATTGCTCCTCCCACAGACTCTCACAGAGCTGCTACCCAGACTGGCTCTTGGCTCACAGTTCCCCAGAGCGGTGAGGGATGGGAACATGTCTCTCACTCACCTTTACTCTGCCCCATGCTCAGCCTTTGCCCTCCGCCTGAAGGAATCAGacttccccctccacacccagccGCTAAGCCTGCCAGCTCCAGCtgtatccacccccaccccagagcctgagaCTGGACACTcaactccttccccccacccttacAGGAAGCTCATGCAAAGGCTATCTGGTGTCAATGGTGTATGATTGAAATGTACCATTGATATCACTGATATcgccactgttatataattgcaacaaaccTTGTACAACATATGTCATGGCAGGTGTCAACGGAAAAGTTATGATTGCTGAGTATGATTATCCGGTGCATGAACATGTAgcatctttgtatctgaagttatgaatattgacttaTGTACCAATATTTCAAATGGGTTTGCTCCTGGAGAAACACCTACAAGGTAGTTTATTTACATCCACTCTGATCAACACATTGTGAATAAACTATTCAAGCTGATGGACCTTTAAAGAAAACTTAACTTTTCCATTGCGTCATAGAAGAAACTTGTCCCCCACCAGTGAGCCCTCCTGGGGCTGCTTTAGACAGAATTTGGGCAATGGCTGCTCCTGAGAGTCACCAAAGCATGCATGagcatgtgacttgctcatgtgaccctggactccatcttgtgcctgtacttttccacaCACTGTGCTGGGGGCTTCGTTTTGGGACAGTGACATTCCAGCCAcatgggagaagagagaaaagaccTTGGAAATATCTCCAGTTTGCCttcatttcctgcttcatttctctggTCTGGATTTTTAACAAGGAAGCTCTAAACGGGACTGATAACCTCCAACCTGTTTGGGTCATTTCCAGGGAGACTTTTGCAAATTTGCAGTTCgtttcatcactgctacaaacctgatccaAGAACTGAGCGCATTCATTCGATTGCCTTAACCACTTtatctctctccttctttctcttataaataaacctttagatactaaaggattggcaacagcatgattattgggtaagatctgagctatgtattgacctgggtatgtgaATGATCTTGTGAGATTAGAAGAACCTTttgtttgatgaaattggttttaaatagccTCACATCATGAAGTTTGGTGGTTTTGATGGTAATGTAAGAACTGGAATGACTAAGaaaactgcttttctgacttcttgttagctggtgaggtgagacagaagtttacttttattactggcttggtatatctAATGGAGACTAACCACCAGTCTGGGgagtgtctgccctatttctcagcagtttgtcctgaatttgtgACCCACGGAGGCCCGGTGACACCCCTCCCTTAAGGGAAGCTCATACAAAGTCTGCAACGTGACAAGGCTGTCTGAAGGCATCTTCAGCCCAGACTGCAGCCACTGAGCCTGAGAAACAAGGGGTTTCTGTCCCAATTTTCcacacctgctgtctggtcaccctatgccagCGGCACTGGCAGAGAAAGGTGAATGCACTGGCTTGGCGTGCCCCCACAACATGAGTTACCTGCTGTCCCCAGACACCTGCTTGTTACTCACACAGACACAGGGCCCTGGGTACATGCACACAGCCGAACCTGCTACTGCTCTCCTGTTTCAAAGCCTGGCCTTTGgataaggagagagagaagggaagaggaaaaaGTGAATGGAGACCTGGGTCAGTATTTCAGATGGGTGAACATTCCCCCCTCCCGTGCCCCGTCCCTTCAAAATTGTCTCTGAATCCATTACCATGCCACTTGGGTCCACCCAAGTACCAGCCATAGGGGCAAGCTGGGTCCCTGGGCCATAGGAGCCCTTGGGGTGATCAGCCTCCTGCTACTCATACACACAGGAGGTCGGACAAATTGCAGCTGCCACTGAAAATGCACCCCCATCTGAGTCAGTCTCGTTCTTTCTGCCCATCCAAGCCCTTGCACAGAGGCTCCAATTACCTCTCTTCACATCTCCACTGCAGTGAAAGTGCTCCTCCATCTCGCCTTTCTCTTGGAGTCCCTGGGGGGCATGTTGGACTCCGAGCAGTTCAATCTCCCTGGCTACAACTCTCTGCGATTCAGGATCCATGTACATTCAGTTACGCACCGGTTTAGTTTAAAGGCATGATGCTCAGCCAGTGAAAAGCGTGTGTATGTGTTCCCATTTTAACCAGACTGATTGCGATTTAGCTCCACGTCCTCTAGGAAGaggtttaaactaaactgaaataagagtgtctacacaCGCGCTTGCACCAGTTCAGCTGAAGCTGTTCAAGTGTGGGTACACACGGCCTCAAAACAAAGTCGGTTCCGATCAGCAGCAGATTCTCAGTTCTGCCTCCATCTTCTTTGTAGTTTTTCTGGATGAGAGGGAATCCATGCTGTAAAAAATTAATAGACGCTGAGAGCAGAAGGTACCATTGTgatctgtacaacacaggccataaaatgtCAACACATATTTCCTAGGGAGGATCTTTTAGTGGTGGGCGgactcattattttttttttttttttttttgtcgaTCGTGTATAGTTGAATTTGCATAAGTTAAATGCGCATACAACGCAACTCCACTGTATATGCAAAGCGGCCCGTTGAAGTAAGGCACGCAAGCAAGCTCTGAAGTGTGTGTGCATCTGACTGTATGAATCTCATGCCCATCATGTACAcgtttcaagctgttagcagataacgGTTTAAAGATCTGACACACTAACACGGGAAGAAAACGAAAATCTGTCTCAGAATACGGTTCAGCacacaaggaagtattcaaaagtttttcAGAAACCAAAACGGGAGAAAAGGATGTAGTTGAGTGTAAACACTGCAATCAGAGtgggtgcaaccactaggcaaactgggtggtcacctagggcaccaagtGGTTGGGGGGCATCTCggatttttcctccctccccttccttcccctcatgcaatctctccccccacccccccaccccgctgctgccAGCTGCAGTACTTAATGACCCCTGCAATCAGGCACCCAGCCCTGCATCCCTGACTCTCTtctgcactggggccagcactgcgGGTACTTTCCAACCCTCACCCTCAGCCCTCTTGACTGATCACTTCTGCCTGCCCCAGGGGATGTTTACAGGGGTTTTCCTGCAATCACTCGAGTCCTGAgtgtgctctgattggctgcagtCAAAGCAGAAGTGAAGATTAGCTCTTGCGTTTCTCCTCCCTCCACTCTTCCAAGTCAACAAAGTGACGTGTCGTTTCCCCTTTCTGCATCCCAGGCTCCCGCAGGCCcccccccagccatgccccccacCCAACCCAAACTCAGCACAGGAAGGGGGCTCTGCCCAGGCAGggactgtggggcagggaggggaaagacccagcagagggaggggcagggagacggGCTCTGCcttggcagggactgggggaggcCCAGCaagggggcagagaatggggggcagagaggagggagagCCGCGGAGGGGTGGGGTTGGGACACCACTGCAGGGCCCAAGTCGTGCAGCGGGTGGGGAAGACTTGGGGGTCCCTGCCCGAGTGCCACCATAAGCAGCAGTGGAAACTTACCAGCCTCGGTGGGTGGGTCCCACAGCCGAGTCCCAGGCAGCAGCGGGACCTACACCAGAAACAAACACATATCGCGGAGCTAttacagcagctgctgcaaaccCGCCTCGCAAACCCGTAGGGTGGCTGGTGAACTTCCTTCCATTGCTCTCAGCACGAACATCGCAGCCCcttcctgctcctctggctctggGCTGACATCCCCAGAAAGGGGGATTACACCCTTGTTTTACACCCTTGTCAGCGCCAGTCAGATAGATTCCATCTCATGAGTCCTTCCTCTCCGCCCTTCCACGCAGCTCACAGGAAAGGAACTGAGACTAGAAACGAAAAACTCAAGCCCAACCCGCAACACGCTGACAGATTGTGGAAGAGTTTAGAGGCTGTGGGACCAGATAATctgagccctgatctcagctggggcaggaactgtctctcgctgtgtgtttgtgcagcgcccagcacaacagggccctgatctcagctattggggactgtctctccctgtgtgtctgtgcagcgcctggcacaacagggccctgatctcagctggggtggggactgtctctccctgtgtgtctgtgcagcacctggcacaacagagccctgatctctgctggggcggggactgtctctccctgtgtgtctgtgcagcacccggcacaacagggccctgatctcagctggggcggggactgtctctccctgtgtgtctgtgcagcaccccgcacaacagggccctgatctctgctggggcagggactgtctttccctgtgtgtctgtgcagcgcccagcacaacggggccctgatctcagctggggcagggactgtctctccctgtgtgtctgtgcagcgcccagcacaacggggccctgatttcagctggggtggggactgtttctccctgtgtgtctgtgcagcacccggcacaacggggccctgatctcagctggggtggggattgtgtctccctgtgtgtctgtgcagcgcctggcacaacggggccctgatctcagctggggcggggactgtctctccctgtgtgtctgtgcagcacccggcacaacagggccctgacctcTGCTGGGGcggggactgtctctccctgtgtgtctgtgcagcacctggcacaacagggccctgatctcagctggggtggggactgtctctccttgtgtgtctgtgcagcacccggcacaacagggccctgatctcagctggggcagggactgtctctccctgtgtgtctgtgcagcgcccggcacaacagggccctgatctctgctggggcggggactgtctctccctgtgtgtctgtgcagcacctggcacaacagggccctgatctcagctggggtgggGACTGTCTCTCCTTgtatgtctgtgcagcacccggcacaacagggccctgatctcagctggggcagggactgtctctccctgtgtgtctgtgcagcgcccggcacaagggcgccctgatctcagctggggcagggactgtctctccctgtgtgtctgtgcagcgcccagcacaacggggccctgatctcagttggggtggggactgtctctccctgtgtgtctgtgcagcgcccggcacaagggcgccctgatctcagctggggcagagactgcctctccctgtgtgtctgtgcagcgcccagcacaacagggccctgatctcagctggggtgggGACTGTCTCTCCGTGTGcgtctgtgcagtgcctagcacaacagggccctgatctcagctggggtggggactgtctctccgtgtgtgtctgtgcagtgcctagcacaacagggccctgatctcagctggggcagggactgtctctcactgtgtgtctgtgcagcgcacGGCACAACGGCACCCTGATctctgctggggcagggactgtctctcgctgtgtgtctgtgcagcgcccggcacaacagggccctgatctcagctggggcagggactgtctctcgctgtgtgtccgtgcagtgcccagcacaacaggtCCTTCATCTTGACTGCAGGGAAGGGTGTGGGTCTGTGTGCTGTCTTCCATAATAGGAAAGGAGAGGTGATCTTGGTTgataggggttgggagggaggtCTAGGTGCTatttgtgacgaactgggaaagttcttaatgttttctctgagtactgtgttggtgcctcagtgtccccatgtcagttcttaagtctctggcagagccaagggccagtgcacctaaatgcctgaccctctgtctcctagcaactgatggcctgggcccctcccctgcaaaggtgccagctgaaggagttggagacaaagggatcaggtgacctcctggcccgggaaaggagctgagcagagaggaggggctgggaggggttgtgagtctgaagctggctggggtcgagggtggagggcagacctgggggtctggctcactggccccagaatggacccagccgaggggtccggttcgctgtatctacaagctctgttttagaccctgttcctgtcatcgaataaacctctgttttactggctggctgagagtcacgtctgactgcaaagtgggggtgcaggacccggtggcttccccaggaccccgctggggtggattcgctgtgggaagcacacggaggggcagaggatgctgaatgctccaaggagagacccaggaggtgaagctgtgtgagcttcttgccctgaacaagtctgctccaagggagaggaggttccccaaagtcctgactggcttggtggggtgcagttgcagagcatcgcccggtgactccgtgacactatTGTAATatgaacaggggcagctccagacaccagGGCTCCAAGCTCCTGCCTGGGGCTGTGATGGCAGCAGCCAGGCTGCCTTAGGTGGCTTGCTTGCAGGAGGTCTGCAGGTCCCGCGGCATCGGCGGCAATTTGACGTCAGGCACGCCGAAGGCATGGGACCATCAGACcccctgcaggcatgccactgaatctgCGTTACTAGCCGGACCTCGCGCAGGCACGCCA contains:
- the LOC115640843 gene encoding uncharacterized protein LOC115640843 isoform X2, which translates into the protein MYMDPESQRVVAREIELLGVQHAPQGLQEKGEMEEHFHCSGDVKRGPGSDHTLRKCASRRVLVPAAVTVMLIIIIAVPAVLLIVEKFKAPLAAPDPPAVPCCPDGWIGYRGKCYYFSETDGNWTYSQSQCSALNASLAGIDSEQEKVCARRRRKVFPLVVPVASAVEPPGVVLSWQCIKVPSTRYLLSSFLPDTSTERRWVGLGMDMSNISKNNNSERYNKKSPLGDRLPWQEKSCPDDCHGGKEELRRLRVGRDLHTPP
- the LOC115640843 gene encoding C-type lectin domain family 2 member D-like isoform X3, which translates into the protein MYMDPESQRVVAREIELLGVQHAPQGLQEKGEMEEHFHCSGDVKRGQALKQESSSRFGCVHVPRALCLCPGSDHTLRKCASRRVLVPAAVTVMLIIIIAVPAVLLIVEKFKAPLAAPDPPAVPCCPDGWIGYRGKCYYFSETDGNWTYSQSQCSALNASLAGIDSEQEKDFLLRYKGFLDRWIGLQRKLGQPWRWPNGTEFDNRFQIRGGGDCVFLIDEDWFGSSRCRTWRHWICSKPDTHTMGKGYAVESEP
- the LOC115640843 gene encoding uncharacterized protein LOC115640843 isoform X1; translated protein: MYMDPESQRVVAREIELLGVQHAPQGLQEKGEMEEHFHCSGDVKRGQALKQESSSRFGCVHVPRALCLCPGSDHTLRKCASRRVLVPAAVTVMLIIIIAVPAVLLIVEKFKAPLAAPDPPAVPCCPDGWIGYRGKCYYFSETDGNWTYSQSQCSALNASLAGIDSEQEKVCARRRRKVFPLVVPVASAVEPPGVVLSWQCIKVPSTRYLLSSFLPDTSTERRWVGLGMDMSNISKNNNSERYNKKSPLGDRLPWQEKSCPDDCHGGKEELRRLRVGRDLHTPP